One stretch of Pseudomonas fluorescens Q2-87 DNA includes these proteins:
- a CDS encoding LutB/LldF family L-lactate oxidation iron-sulfur protein: MSTPTLIPTVEVQEDFRARAHKALGDTQLRNNFRNAMDSLMTKRATSFSDAHEREHLRVLGNAVRARALSKLPDLLEQLETNLTRNGVNVHWAETVDEANGIVLSIIRAHEARQVIKGKSMVSEEMEMNHFLEARDIECLESDMGEYIVQLDHEKPSHIIMPAIHKNAGQVASLFHDKLGVEYTKDVDQLIQIGRKVLRQKFFEADIGVSGVNFAVAETGTLLLVENEGNGRMSTTVPPVHIAVTGIEKVVENLRDVVPLLSLLTRSALGQPITTYVNMISGPRKADELDGPQEVHLVLLDNGRSQAFADSELRQTLNCIRCGACMNHCPVYTRIGGHAYGEVYPGPIGKIITPHMVGLAKVPDHPSASSLCGACGEVCPVKIPIPALLRRLREENVKAPDSAHPVMRGQGSKYSPKERFIWNGWAWLNSSPRLYRLFGFLATRLRALTPSNVGPWTQNHSAPKPAARSLHDLAREHLNQQGDRR, translated from the coding sequence ATGAGTACGCCGACGCTGATTCCGACGGTTGAAGTGCAAGAAGATTTTCGCGCCCGAGCCCACAAGGCACTGGGCGACACGCAACTGCGAAACAACTTTCGCAATGCGATGGATTCACTGATGACCAAGCGGGCAACGTCCTTCAGCGATGCCCACGAAAGGGAACACCTGCGAGTGCTGGGCAATGCTGTCCGCGCCCGTGCGTTATCCAAGTTGCCCGACCTGCTCGAGCAACTTGAAACCAACCTGACCCGCAACGGTGTGAATGTGCATTGGGCGGAGACGGTGGACGAAGCCAATGGCATCGTCCTCTCGATCATCCGTGCTCACGAGGCGCGGCAAGTGATCAAGGGCAAATCGATGGTCAGCGAAGAGATGGAGATGAACCATTTCCTCGAGGCCCGGGACATTGAATGTCTTGAGTCCGACATGGGGGAGTACATCGTCCAGCTCGACCACGAGAAGCCTTCCCACATCATTATGCCGGCGATCCACAAGAATGCCGGTCAGGTCGCGTCCTTGTTCCACGACAAACTCGGCGTGGAGTACACCAAGGACGTTGACCAACTCATTCAGATCGGTCGCAAGGTGTTGCGGCAGAAATTCTTCGAGGCCGACATCGGCGTCTCGGGCGTCAACTTCGCCGTCGCCGAGACCGGCACGCTGCTGCTGGTGGAAAACGAAGGCAACGGGCGGATGTCCACCACCGTGCCGCCAGTCCACATCGCCGTGACTGGCATCGAAAAAGTCGTGGAGAACCTGCGCGATGTCGTGCCGCTGCTCTCCTTGCTCACACGCTCCGCCCTCGGTCAGCCGATCACCACCTACGTCAACATGATCTCCGGTCCGCGCAAGGCCGATGAATTGGACGGCCCCCAGGAAGTCCACCTGGTGCTGCTGGACAACGGTCGCAGCCAGGCGTTTGCCGACAGTGAACTGCGCCAGACATTGAACTGCATCCGCTGCGGCGCTTGTATGAATCACTGCCCGGTCTATACCCGAATCGGTGGCCACGCCTACGGCGAGGTGTACCCGGGGCCTATCGGAAAAATCATCACGCCGCACATGGTCGGCCTGGCCAAGGTGCCGGACCACCCGAGTGCATCTTCGTTGTGCGGCGCTTGCGGTGAAGTGTGCCCGGTGAAAATCCCGATTCCGGCCTTGCTGCGACGGCTGCGAGAAGAAAACGTCAAGGCGCCGGACAGCGCTCATCCCGTGATGCGCGGTCAGGGCAGCAAGTACTCGCCCAAGGAGCGCTTCATCTGGAATGGCTGGGCCTGGCTCAACAGCTCGCCGCGCCTGTACCGGTTGTTCGGTTTCCTTGCCACGCGCCTGCGCGCCCTGACACCGAGTAATGTCGGGCCATGGACCCAGAACCACAGCGCTCCAAAACCCGCTGCCCGCTCATTGCATGACCTGGCCCGCGAACACCTGAACCAGCAGGGAGACCGTCGATGA
- a CDS encoding (Fe-S)-binding protein: MSELFYNAVPNATRVAPPLPEPRQYPSEKPQRVYLFGTCVVDLFYPEAGMDAIHLLEREGIRVEYPQGQSCCGQPAYTSGYTEQARTVARAQLALFANDYPVVVPSGSCAGMLREHYADLFKDEPDTLKQVQALAARTYELAEFLLFVCKVQLNDSGAPVKVALHTSCSARREMNTHLHGRALLAQLQNVERVEHSHESECCGFGGTFSVRMPDISGAMVADKTRALKESGAHQVVSADCGCLMNINGALEKQREALRGQHLASFLWQRTGGVA; encoded by the coding sequence ATGAGCGAGCTTTTCTACAACGCTGTGCCGAATGCGACCCGTGTCGCCCCGCCATTGCCCGAGCCCCGGCAGTACCCCAGCGAAAAACCGCAACGGGTCTACCTGTTCGGAACGTGCGTGGTGGACCTGTTCTATCCCGAAGCCGGTATGGATGCGATTCACTTGCTGGAGCGCGAAGGGATTCGGGTGGAGTACCCGCAAGGGCAAAGTTGCTGCGGCCAACCGGCTTATACCTCCGGTTATACCGAGCAGGCGCGGACGGTGGCCCGGGCGCAACTGGCCTTGTTTGCCAATGACTATCCGGTGGTGGTGCCCTCGGGCTCCTGTGCCGGCATGCTGCGCGAGCATTACGCCGACCTGTTCAAGGACGAGCCCGATACGCTCAAGCAGGTCCAGGCCTTGGCTGCGCGGACCTACGAACTGGCGGAGTTCCTGCTGTTTGTCTGCAAGGTCCAGCTCAACGACAGTGGCGCGCCGGTGAAGGTTGCGCTGCACACGTCCTGCTCGGCACGGCGTGAAATGAACACCCACCTGCATGGCCGTGCCTTGTTGGCGCAGTTGCAGAATGTGGAGCGAGTCGAACACAGCCATGAAAGTGAATGCTGTGGTTTTGGTGGGACGTTCAGTGTTCGCATGCCGGACATTTCCGGCGCGATGGTGGCCGACAAGACCCGGGCATTGAAGGAATCCGGCGCCCATCAGGTCGTCAGTGCTGATTGCGGCTGCTTGATGAACATCAACGGCGCACTGGAAAAACAACGGGAGGCGCTGCGCGGTCAGCATCTGGCGAGCTTTCTCTGGCAGCGTACCGGAGGTGTCGCATGA